One region of Ornithorhynchus anatinus isolate Pmale09 chromosome X5, mOrnAna1.pri.v4, whole genome shotgun sequence genomic DNA includes:
- the LOC100079260 gene encoding butyrophilin subfamily 1 member A1-like isoform X2: MRKCQEGKIKVRISSYRWTGSTLPGDPASEMGASSQPSPRPRKETCLHWGLKILILLLQVQLYSGQFTVVSPDKPIWANFGEDTELHCFLAPRTNAENMEIRWFRSNDSSLVHLYREGKDQEAEQMPKFRGRTTLVKNAIVDGNIVLRIHKVRVSDAGNYTCQFQSDKHLDAATCELYVTSEGSAPSIHIEGLGTEERRLLCRSAGWYPEPRVQWKDSAEETVSKKSEPIMTQDADGLYQVEAGFILRKNTNRTVTCSILSPVLRQEKETSVPVAGAQKIPLID, translated from the exons ATGAGAAAATGCCAAGAAGGGAAAATCAAGGTGAGGATTTCCAGCTACAGATGGACAGGGTCAACT CTCCCCGGTGACCCTGCCTCAGAGATGGGGGCTTcctcccaacccagccccagGCCTAGAAAAGAGACCTGTCTGCACTGGGGTCTCAAGATCCTTATCCTCCTCTTGCAGGTACAGCTGTACTCAG GGCAGTTCACTGTAGTCAGCCCTGATAAGCCCATCTGGGCCAATTTTGGAGAAGACACTGAACTTCACTGCTTCCTGGCCCCCAGGACGAACGCTGAGAACATGGAGATCAGGTGGTTCCGATCCAATGACTCCAGCCTGGTGCATCTGTATCGGGAAGGGAAGGATCAGGAGGCTGAGCAGATGCCGAAGTTCCGGGGGAGAACAACCCTGGTGAAAAACGCCATTGTGGATGGGAACATAGTGCTGAGGATACATAAAGTGAGGGTCTCTGATGCTGGGAACTACACGTGCCAGTTCCAGTCAGACAAGCATTTGGATGCAGCCACATGTGAGCTGTATGTGACCA GTGAAGGATCAGCACCCAGTATTCACATTGAAGGGCTTGGGACGGAAGAGAGAAGACTTCTGTGCAGGTCAGCAGGATGGTACCCAGAGCCCcgagttcagtggaaagattctGCCGAAGAGACTGTGTCAAAGAAATCTGAACCAATAATGACTCAGGATGCAGATGGCCTCTATCAAGTGGAAGCAGGTTTTATACTCCGAAAAAACACCAATAGGACAGTGACCTGTTCCATCTTGAGCCCAGTACTGAGGCAGGAAAAAGAGACAAGTGTTCCCGTGGCAG gtgctcagaaaataccgctgattgattaa
- the LOC100680956 gene encoding olfactory receptor 2G3-like, with protein MMNRSFSQSFILLGFSNWPYLELVLFVIILIFYLLTLLGNTSIILVSHLDPQLHTPMYFFLSHLSALDLCFTTSVIPQLLVHLSRADKSITFGGCAVQLYVSLALGSTECLLLAAMALDRFAAICHPLRYAVFMNPRLCRQLAAGSWGCGFTASLLQTVLTMKLPFCGQAQVDGFLCEVPALLKISCVDTTFIEMELFAATLLYLGLPVVLIFISYGCIARAVLRVGSGEGRRKAFGTCGSHLLVVSLFYGTILAVYIVPQNRYAEARGKLLSLFYTVVTPTLNPLIYTLRNQDVKGAMRRLLAQKKTVKLGMGPGWACWETSLG; from the coding sequence ATGATGAACAGAAGCTTCTCCCAAAGCTTCATCCTCTTGGGATTCTCCAACTGGCCCTACCTGGAACTGGTCCTCTTTGTGATCATCTTGATTTTCTACCTCCTGACCCTGTTGGGCAACACATCCATCATCCTAGTTTCCCACTTGGACCCCCAGCTCCACacgcccatgtacttcttcctctcccacctctccgcgCTGGACCTCTGCTTCACCACCAGTGTCATCCCCCAGTTGCTAGTTCACCTGTCCCGAGCAGACAAGTCCATCACCTTTGGCGGCTGTGCCGTCCAACTCTACGTGTCCCTGGCCCTGGGCTCCACTGAGTGCCTCCTCCTCGCCGCCATGGCACTGGACCGCTTCGCAGCCATCTGCCACCCCCTGCGTTATGCCGTCTTCATGAACCCTCGTCTCTGCCGGCAGCTGGCCGCCGGGTCTTGGGGGTGCGGCTTCACAGCATCCCTGTTGCAGACCGTCCTCACCATGAAGCTGCCTTTCTGCGGCCAGGCACAGGTGGACGGCTTTCTGTGCGAGGTCCCCGCTCTGCTGAAGATCTCCTGTGTCGACACGACCTTCATCGAAATGGAGCTATTTGCCGCCACCTTGCTCTACCTCGGGCTGCCGGTGGTGCTCATCTTCATCTCCTACGGCTGCATTGCCCGGGCCGTGCTGAGGGTAGGGTCGGGTGAGGGACGGCGGAAGGCGTTCGGGACCTGCGGCTCTCACCTGCTGGTGGTATCCCTGTTCTACGGCACCATCCTCGCCGTCTATATCGTGCCGCAGAACCGCTACGCCGAGGCCAGAGGCAAATTGCTCTCCCTCTTCTACACGGtggtcacccccaccctcaaccccctcatctacacCCTGAGGAACCAGGATGTGAAAGGTGCCATGAGGAGGTTGTTGGCCCAGAAGAAGACAGTCAAGTTAGGGATGGGCCCAGGCTGGGCTTGCTGGGAGACCTCCCTAGGTTAA
- the LOC100079260 gene encoding butyrophilin subfamily 1 member A1-like isoform X1, producing MRKCQEGKIKVRISSYRWTGSTLPGDPASEMGASSQPSPRPRKETCLHWGLKILILLLQVQLYSGQFTVVSPDKPIWANFGEDTELHCFLAPRTNAENMEIRWFRSNDSSLVHLYREGKDQEAEQMPKFRGRTTLVKNAIVDGNIVLRIHKVRVSDAGNYTCQFQSDKHLDAATCELYVTSEGSAPSIHIEGLGTEERRLLCRSAGWYPEPRVQWKDSAEETVSKKSEPIMTQDADGLYQVEAGFILRKNTNRTVTCSILSPVLRQEKETSVPVADFPQTNSGVWGLAVSGTVNVICLLIIAALLWIIYKRRVMENY from the exons ATGAGAAAATGCCAAGAAGGGAAAATCAAGGTGAGGATTTCCAGCTACAGATGGACAGGGTCAACT CTCCCCGGTGACCCTGCCTCAGAGATGGGGGCTTcctcccaacccagccccagGCCTAGAAAAGAGACCTGTCTGCACTGGGGTCTCAAGATCCTTATCCTCCTCTTGCAGGTACAGCTGTACTCAG GGCAGTTCACTGTAGTCAGCCCTGATAAGCCCATCTGGGCCAATTTTGGAGAAGACACTGAACTTCACTGCTTCCTGGCCCCCAGGACGAACGCTGAGAACATGGAGATCAGGTGGTTCCGATCCAATGACTCCAGCCTGGTGCATCTGTATCGGGAAGGGAAGGATCAGGAGGCTGAGCAGATGCCGAAGTTCCGGGGGAGAACAACCCTGGTGAAAAACGCCATTGTGGATGGGAACATAGTGCTGAGGATACATAAAGTGAGGGTCTCTGATGCTGGGAACTACACGTGCCAGTTCCAGTCAGACAAGCATTTGGATGCAGCCACATGTGAGCTGTATGTGACCA GTGAAGGATCAGCACCCAGTATTCACATTGAAGGGCTTGGGACGGAAGAGAGAAGACTTCTGTGCAGGTCAGCAGGATGGTACCCAGAGCCCcgagttcagtggaaagattctGCCGAAGAGACTGTGTCAAAGAAATCTGAACCAATAATGACTCAGGATGCAGATGGCCTCTATCAAGTGGAAGCAGGTTTTATACTCCGAAAAAACACCAATAGGACAGTGACCTGTTCCATCTTGAGCCCAGTACTGAGGCAGGAAAAAGAGACAAGTGTTCCCGTGGCAG ATTTCCCCCAGACTAATTCCGGTGTATGGGGTCTGGCTGTGAGTGGGACGGTGAATGTGATCTGTCTTCTCATCATCGCGGCTCTCCTCTGGATCATTTACAAGAGAAGAG TCATGGAAAATTACTAG